The Megachile rotundata isolate GNS110a chromosome 4, iyMegRotu1, whole genome shotgun sequence region CTGTAGCATTAACTGTCTCACCCGATTTATGCACTGCATtgatttcttttctttatcgTGCGAGTAAATCGGTGAAAAAGTAATGGCCGTGATTAGCACTTTCATCGTTTTCACAACGAAGTTGCCACTTATGATTTTATCTGCATCATGCAATAGCtttaataactacaataaattattCTAGCAATTATAACCTTTTCAACGGTGTTGCACATAAATTCAGGTTAActttaattagaaatattattctgtaatttatttaacttcTTACATGACCCTTGAATTTCTCAATGactgtttaatttataataattgaagaactcagaaatttattacatataatataaatctacatatattatcaatacttaaaaattttcagcttcaatattgttaatgtttcaatactttcaataaatattcagaatattaaaaatgaaaggtGTAACAagataacaatttaaaatataagaatatcaACAATGTAAGAGATTTCTAAGATCATTAGCATAGAAAAGAATCGGAGAAAACATGGAAGTTGAATATAGATGAACAACTTTCATTCACGCGAAACTTGTTTGATGTTACAGACGGTGCATTCAATTGTCCGAATAAAGATGGCCAGTACGAAGATTCAAAGCAATGCGACAAATACTACGAATGCGTTGACGGCATAGCGACGGAGAAACTTTGCCCAGATGGACTTGTTTTCGATCCTCTGAACCGTAAGGTGAACAAATGTGATCATGTCTTCAACGTCGATTGCGGAGATCGTCTCGAACTACGTAAGACCATCGCTTCTGTCACTATTTCGCAATTCTGACGAGTGTATTAAGTTATAGAAcacttataattatttttgctgGTATACTAACACGTTATGAGCTACATAGGATTTGTAACTTAATGTATGACAGTAATTAATGAGTGAGGGTTGTGGATAGCTTTAATGAGGAAGATATACAGAATATGAACAGAAAATATGTATCAATgcaattaaaatgtataatattttatactatgtttatgctaacataattgtaggatatttaaaaatgtataatattttatattatgtttatactaTCATAATTGTAGAAGATTTTAAAATGGATAACTTTGTGGagcaaaaattaggaatttgtaaatttgaaaattacaggcattgcaagtttgtaaattttgtaatcttgaaaattagagaaaatGTGGATTTCTAATCTTGAAAATTAGAGAAGTTGTAAACTTCTAATTTTGAACattagaaaaattgcaaattcgtaGATTTGAAGACTTGCAGTTGCAAAATCCAGAAAACTTcgcgaaattgaaatttgtaactatttaaattttgaaacttgaagatctgaaaatttgaaaactcgaggacctaaaaatctaaaaatttgaaactttgttaacctcaaaatttataaattagtattaaaattgAGTACCTCCTTAAAACACTATTACCCTCATAAAGTACCAAATAAATCTAcctccaaaaataaaaaatttatttcccaaaataaaacaaacaatCTGTTTTGCAGCCACATCACACACAGTTACCACTTTAATGGTAACACCTAAGGTGTTAAATATAATGATACAGAATATTGTCGTCTGATCTACATTTACCCTGAATAATAGTATCAAATACTGTAGATATACTTTTAGAAAGTCGAGATCTCGGAGCACAAAACGTTACCGGTGTCATTGGCTCTTGCGGTTTAATGTCCTTGACATACAGGATACAATGACGATAAGTAGCGAAAGTGATTTTAATTCCCGTTACATTTTCACAGAACCACCTCAGCCAACCAAGAAGTGTCCACGAAGAAACGGTTTCTTTGCTCACCCAGATCCATCGGTCTGTAACATCTTTTATAATTGCATCGATGGCGAGGCTATTGAAATCACTTGTACAACTGGATTGCATTTCGATGAATATAGTGGCACTTGTGTGTGGCCTGACAGCGCTGGACGtgaagtaaataattttatatgctTTTATCATTAATTTATGATATTGGACTgatgataattattaatatttcatgtttatacattttttatttttcaaatgtctaaattctgtaatttttaaggttttaagTTTTGACTTAAAATtgacttttcaattttgtaaattttctagtaTCCAAATCTTAAAGCTTCCAACCTTCAAGTTTTTTAATCTcttaatctccaaatctacaaatcttcaaatgtccaaacttccaaattcctaaatcaccaaatcctcaaatctctaaatctctaaatctccaaatctacaaatccacaaatccctaaatcactaaatccccacAATCCAATatccctgaatctccaaatccccaaatccccaaatccccaaatccccaaattctcaaatctccaaatcctcaaatccctaaatcccctaattccaaaatatcctaaTTATCTAActcctaaaatcctcaaaactctcaaggttccaaactctaaCAActgtcaaatatctaaattaccaaattcccaagtttcctacATCACAGTTTCTaagcttgaaattatttatccAGGGATGTGGTGTAGtgggaaaaaaattgaaagatggaTTCGAATGTCCGAAAGAAAGTCAAGTCGACACTAGGGGAATGGTTGTCGATCATCCTAAATTTGCTCACCCGGATGACTGTCAAAAGTTCTATGTTTGCCTCAATGGTGTGACTCCGCGTGAACAAGGTTGTAGCGATGGTACTGTTTATAACGAGGAACAGCAAAGATGTGACGCTCCTGAGAACGTTCCTGGATGGTAtgcataaaacataaattagttaataagaaataataaacaatGAAGATTTTACAATGTTTTTTTTAAGAATACTAAATTAACTTTAATAGGTGACACTGTTTGTATTCGAGATAAACGTTTCATGACACTCAAATCtgtaatgtataataactagattatatttaatattattattttatttgcagTGAGGATTGGTACAAGGATGACGACAAGAAACCATGAAGCACCTTCTAAATTAATATGTCCCGCATCGGGATTCAAATTCATCGTAAAATCACGTCATCCTCGTTTAGTGTGTATTCATGTGTGTGCTTAGAAtgttcataaataataaattctattttacCTTAATTTTATTACCTTAATTTAATACCCTCTTCATTCCGGTTTCTCTCGTAATGtccaaaattattaaacgttgaaaaagaaatgattggatataatattatattcgtATTTATTGAAATCAAATTCAGCTATTAACGCAAGAATATATTTCATTCGCTCGCGAAGATATGcgtataaaaacaaaatatcaTTCACTTTTCTGTCGCAACCGACGAAGCGAATCGA contains the following coding sequences:
- the LOC100876076 gene encoding protein obstructor-E, which gives rise to MIRASLVTILAVVAATHGAFNCPNKDGQYEDSKQCDKYYECVDGIATEKLCPDGLVFDPLNRKVNKCDHVFNVDCGDRLELQPPQPTKKCPRRNGFFAHPDPSVCNIFYNCIDGEAIEITCTTGLHFDEYSGTCVWPDSAGREGCGVVGKKLKDGFECPKESQVDTRGMVVDHPKFAHPDDCQKFYVCLNGVTPREQGCSDGTVYNEEQQRCDAPENVPGCEDWYKDDDKKP